A single window of Trachemys scripta elegans isolate TJP31775 chromosome 18, CAS_Tse_1.0, whole genome shotgun sequence DNA harbors:
- the SKA2 gene encoding spindle and kinetochore-associated protein 2, which produces MKNLPDNPSAEENPVTLLEKLSVVKSRYKMLCAQLEEISKEQRESMSCIHATLENTMKMVQALQRHADLELSPLSEEEQSAEQQLACKTVKGTDPPMEEPLCSVSTVPIPEEGK; this is translated from the exons ATGAAAAACCTTCCTGATAATCCATCAGCAGAG GAAAATCCAGTGACTCTCTTAGAGAAACTCTCAGTAGTGAAGTCCCGTTATAAAATGTTATGTGCACAGCTGGAAGAAATTTCCAAAGAGCAAAGAGAATCTATGAGCTGTATTCATGCTACTCTAGAAAACACTATGAAGATGGTGCAGGCACTACAGCGACACGCTGATCTTGAG CTTTCACCTCTGTCTGAAGAAGAACAGAGTGCAGAACAACAGTTAGCGTGTAAAACTGTTAAAGGAACAGATCCACCAATGGAAGAG cCACTGTGTTCGGTGTCTACAGTTCCTATTCCAGAAGAGGGTAAGTGA